A genomic window from Carassius auratus strain Wakin chromosome 45, ASM336829v1, whole genome shotgun sequence includes:
- the LOC113063479 gene encoding BTB/POZ domain-containing protein 9-like isoform X2 — MSSSQPLRRSSVSEVDHVQLLAEQLGSLLAGLQCSDVTFLVENKRFPAHRVILAARCHYFRALLYGGMKESQPQVEVRLEDTRAEAFGMLLQYLYTGRVSLSAAREEVLLDFLGLANRYGLQLLEDSTSEFLRTVLSSQNVCVVMNVASLYSLSALAAACCCFMDRHAPDVLLSDGFTTLSKEALLTVVRRDSFAASEREIFQALARWCQHNGDGTATQEVMSAVRLPLMTLTEMLNVVRPSGLVSPDDLLDAIKTRSEKRDMDLNYRGMLVPEENVATMEHGAQVVKGELKSALLDGDTQNYDLDHGFSRHPIEEDGCSGIQVKLGQAFIINHIRILLWDRDSRSYSYYIEVSVDELDWVRVVDHSRFLCRSWQKLFFSPRVCRYVRIVGTHNTVNKVFHLVAFECMFTSRPFTLEKGLVVPSENVATVSACASVIEGVSRSRNALLNGDTHNYDWDSGYTCHQLGSGAIVIQLAQPYIISSLRSWQVLSFNKHAAAFVRIVGTHNTANEVFHCVHFECPAQLEPGAAPSRTQPS; from the exons ATGAGCAGCAGCCAGCCCCTGCGCCGGAGCTCCGTGTCGGAGGTCGATCATGTGCAGCTGCTGGCGGAGCAGCTCGGCTCGCTGCTGGCGGGACTGCAGTGCAGTGACGTCACCTTCCTGGTGGAGAACAAGCGCTTTCCCGCGCACCGTGTCATTCTGGCGGCAAGATGCCACTATTTCAG GGCTCTTCTGTACGGAGGAATGAAGGAGTCTCAGCCGCAGGTCGAGGTGCGTCTGGAGGACACCCGCGCTGAAGCCTTTGGGATGCTGCTGCAGTATCTGTACACGGGCCGGGTCAGTCTCAGTGCCGCACGAGAGGAGGTTCTGCTGGACTTCCTGGGCCTGGCCAACCGCTACGGCCTGCAGCTGCTGGAGGACTCCACGTCTGAGTTCCTGCGCACCGTGCTGAGCTCACAGAACGTGTGTGTGGTGATGAACGTGGCCAGCCTGTACTCGCTGAGCGCCCTCGCCGCCGCCTGCTGCTGCTTCATGGACCGGCACGCGCCGGACGTCCTGCTGTCAGACGGCTTCACCACGCTGTCGAAG GAGGCTCTGCTGACCGTCGTCCGGCGGGACTCTTTTGCGGCCAGCGAGCGGGAGATCTTCCAGGCTTTGGCACGCTGGTGTCAGCACAACGGTGATGGGACGGccacacaggaagtgatgtcagcgGTGCGTCTGCCGCTCATGACGCTGACCGAGATGCTGAACGTGGTGCGTCCGTCTGGTCTGGTCAGTCCTGATGATCTTCTGGACGCCATCAAGACGCGCTCGGAAAAACGAGACATGGACCTGAACTACCGGGGCATGCTGG ttcctGAGGAGAATGTCGCTACGATGGAGCACGGTGCTCAGGTGGTCAAAGGCGAGCTGAAGTCGGCGTTACTGGACGGAGACACGCAGAACTATGATCTGGACCATGGCTTCTCCAGACACCCCATAGAGGAGGACGGCTGCTCCGGGATCCAGGTCAAACTGGGCCAGGCCTTCATCATCAACCACATCCGCATCCTGCTGTGGGACCGGGACAGCCG CTCGTACTCGTACTACATCGAGGTGTCTGTGGATGAGCTGGACTGGGTTCGGGTGGTGGATCACTCCAGGTTCCTGTGCCGCTCCTGGCAGAAGCTCTTCTTCTCTCCTCGGGTCTGCAG GTACGTGAGGATTGTAGGAACACACAACACTGTCAATAAAGTCTTCCATCTGGTGGCTTTCGAGTGCATGTTCACCAGCCGTCCTTTCACTCTGGAGAAGGGGCTTGTGG TGCCCAGTGAAAACGTGGCCACGGTTTCGGCGTGTGCGAGTGTGATCGAGGGAGTGAGCCGCAGCAGAAACGCTCTGCTGAACGGAGACACACACAACTACGACTGGGACTCGGGCTACACCTGTCATCAGCTGGGCTCCGGAGCCATCGTCATCCAGCTGGCACAGCCCTACATCATCAGCTCCCtcag